CATCGGCGCTCAGACCTGAACCGGCGTGGTCTTGACCTGCTGTACGGCGTCCGCCGCCGCGCAGACCAGCTCGTAGTCGGCCAGCCGCACCGACGCTCCGAAGGTCGAGAGGGCGAACGGCCGCTCGACGTCACCCTTGTACGCCCCACCGGGACCGAGCGGCGGGAAGTGGTAGACCGGCGTGTCCGGCTTCACCTGCAGCACGCTGATGAAGCCGAGGTCCTTCGTCGGCATCAGCGCCTGGAAGACGTCGGAGGTGAACACCGGCGCCCCGACCTCCCAGCCCTTCCCCTCCGGACCACCGCTGGTCGGATGGAAGAACTTCTGGATCCGGGCCCTGGTCTCGGCCTCGATCGCGGCCCGGTCGGCACCCGCATCCAGCGCCTCCTGCCAGACCATGATCTCGACGTTGACGATCACCGGCAGGTACCGCGGCGCGACCACCTCCAGCCGGGCGGTGAGGTCCCGGCGCTCGTCGAGGTACGCCTGGACCAGCCTGATCTGGTCCTGGGTCGGTTCCGGCCGAGGCACCTCGACCGCCCGGTCCGGAGCGATCACCAGGTTGACCGTGCCGGGCGCACGGACCAGTCCGCCGAACGTCCACGGGTCCCCGGCCCGCCACGGCGGCGGCTGCCCTGGCGCGTCGGCGGCGTGCACCCGTGGCGGCAGGCAGCGCCGGATCCGCAGGTCGTTGCTGGCCTCCCGCGCGAGGAACTCGTAGTCGTCCACGGTGACGGCGCGGTAGCGGATGCGCAGCTCCTCCGGCGCGCGCCGCATCGTCTCCTCGATCGGTTCCTCGTCGGCGCCGTCCCGGGCCGCGCCGTGGTTGGTCACCCCGGCGATGCCGTTCGCCGTCCCTCCGCCCGGAGGTGTGCCGACGACCGTGACCTGGCGAGGTCCGACGTTCCCGCCGGCACCGGATGCGACGTACCGGTAGTGAGCGGCCCGGATCTTGCTGCCGCTCGGCGGCACCGAGCCGCTCCCCTCGCCGGACCGCTCGTCGAAGTTGCCGAACCGCACCTCGCCGGCGACCGGATCGACCCGATAGACGTCACCCGCGCCGGGCGGGAACTCGTCGACCAGCTCCCAGTCCCGCCAGGCCGGCGGCGACCCGGACTCGACCTGGACGACCAGATCGGCGTACGGCGCGGTCAGCCCCGGCCGCCGGTACAGCGGACGGTTGCGCAGGGCAAACACCTGGAATCCCTGGCCGGTGCTCTCGCCCAGCTCTTCCGCACTCCGGATCGACAGCGCGGCCCGCGCCGAGACGGCGTTGAACAGCAGCCGGTCGATACCGATCGCGAGCGCGGGCGGCGGGTCGCCGCCAGGCAGAGGTACGGCGGCCGGCGCGTCGATCAGCAGGCCTACCCAGAACAGCGGCTCGGTGACCTGGTCCGCTTCGGTCGCCGGCAGCACGGTCTTCCACGGCTTCGTGGGATCAGGACCCGCGGCGCGCTGTGCGGTCCAGTCGCCCGGCATCGACAGTCGAACCGCTCCGTCGTGCTGCAGCCCCTCGGTCCCGTCACCAACTGTCGGTACCACCGGCCAGTTCAACGGCTCCGTCGTACCTCTCGAGTACGTCGCGCGCACCGTGGCCGCCCCGGCGGTCCGCGCCGCCTGGTAGAGAAGGAGCTCCAGCGGCACGTCGCCCGTCACCGCCTGGTCGAACCCCAGGTAGAACGCGACGGTCTGCTCGGCAGGGACCTCGACCAGATGGTTCGCGGTCGGCGGGGCGACGAGATCGGCCGAGACGTTGCGGTACGACGCTCGGTTCGCACCCGTCGCCAACGGCCCGGCCCGGAGCGCCGCCTTCAGGTTGGTGGGCAGTACGGCGAGATCCTCGTCGGTCTCGAACACCACCGGCCGCCCGCCGGCCGGGTCGACGGTCTGCGGCTGGCTCCCGGCCGGCACCGTGACCGGACCGGGCACCGAGGAACTGTAGGTCAGGTAAGTGCGGGCCGGCGTCGGCGGATCGCGGGTGATCCCGAGCAGGTTGAGGAAGGCCAGGTAGTTCTTCTCGGGCGTCTGGTTCAGCCGGTAGATGATGCTCTCGCCGAGCCAGGCGAACAGCTCGATCAGCGTGACGCCGAGGTCGGTCGGGTTGTGGTCGGTCCACTGCGGCGCGTACTTCGGGATCAGCGCGCGCATCTGGTTGACCAGGTCCTGCCAGGTCCGGTCGTCCAGATCGGGCGGCACGATCCGCCCGCGGTTCGATTCGGGAGCCATCAGCCACGCTCCAGCAGGAAGGGCAGGACCAGTTGATGCTCCTGGGCGGTGACCCGGAGGCGGTACCGGATCTCGATCACGAGGGCCGCGGCGTCGACATCGTTGGTCACCAGCACGTCGAGTACGTCGATGCGCTGCTCCCAGCGGGCGAGCGCGTCAGTCACGTAGTACCGCGCCAGGCTCGCCGTGGTCGCGTCGTTGGGCGCGAAGACCAGACTCTTCAGGTTGGAGCCGAACCCCGGGCGCATCAGCCGCTCGCCGTACTGCGTGCCGAGGATCATCCGGATCGACTCCTCGACCCGCGGGACGGCAGTGGACTCCGCGAGCCCGGTTCCGCTGATCCGCAACGGGAAGGCCAGTCCGCGGCCCAGCACCTCATCCGTCATGGCGCCACCGCCGCTCGCAGCTTGGCCTGTTGCGCGACGGCGGGCAGCAGCGGTGGCCCGGTCGGCGGCGGGGTGCCGTCGGACAGACCGGCCACGACGTCGAGCAGTACCGACACGCTGCCGACCGTGAGCTTGGATGACTCGCCGGCCGATACCTGAGCGACCTTCGTGCAGTGCTTCGTCGACGTGTTCGGGTCGTCCGGGAGCCGGCAGTCGATGGACTGGCCGGCCAGATCGGCCAGCAGGACCGCCTTGCCGCCGACCCGCAGCCTGCTGGAACTGCCGGCCGAGACCGCGAACCCGTGGGCGCAGGTGAGGGTGCTCTCCGTGGTCAGCACCGCTGGAACGATCATCGACTCCCCTCCTCGGTCATGTCACGTCCACTCCGTCGTCGGCCAGCGTGATCGCCGTACTGCCGCCCGCCGCCGCGAGCGTGATCTGCCCGGTGGCCTTGATCGACAGGTCACCGGCCGCGCTGATCGTCAGGGCCGCCCCGCCGGCGGTGTCGTCGAAGGTGATGGTGTGTCCCGCCTTGGACTTGAGCACCTTCTTGGTGTTCTGGCCGTCCGCGTTGTCTGCCGGTGGTTTGCGCAGCGCCGTCCAGAGCGCACCCAGCACGTACGGCTTCGACAGCTCGCCGTGCTCGAAGGCGACCAGCACCTGATCCCCTTTGTCGGGCAGCGCGTAGAACCCGGTGCCGTCGCCCGCCATCGGCCGGACACACGGCGCCCAGCCGCTCTTGAAGGTGTCCGCCAGTCCGGGAAAGCTCACCTTGACCCGCCCGATCGCGGGTGTGACCGTTGCCGCCGCCAGCTCGTTGTTGTCCTCGACCACACCCAGCACCACGCCGTAGAACTTCTCGGCCTGGTTCGGCGACGGCGCCTCGACCAGCTTCTTCCGCAGCAGCCCGAGCAGGCTCGAGTGCCCGCTCTGGGTGATGGAGAAGTCGGTCCGGAACCCGTTGCCGTCGATCCGGTGCGTCACTTTGCGCAGCCGGTAGGTGCCACTGAACCGCTTCCCCACCCCGGCGATCGTGACGTAGCGACCGGCCGAGAGGTCCGGGATCCCGATGCAGGATCCGCTGCCTTCGTAGGTACCCTCCAGCAGGTTCGACAGGATCGCCTTGGCCACCGCCGCCGCCTGCACCGGGTTGCCGATCGCCTGGCGCCGGATCCCCTTGCGCACAAAGGACATCAGCAGCTGCGCCGCCGAGCTGCCGAGGCGTTCGACCAGATTGTCCGCATCGAGGTCCGCGGCCAGCATGGTCACCGTCAGCGCCTGCGCGAGCTCCTGGTTGTAGACCCGGACCTGCTGCACCCCGGCCAGGCCGGTGGCCGAGATCCGCGGGCTGAAGCTGGACAGGTTCTTGCCCCACTCCAGGGTGTGCGCGGACAGCTGCGGCCGCGGGAAGTGGAAGTGCAGCCGGTCCCACTCGACGTACACGTCGAAGAAGTACTGCGCGGCGCAGGCCTTGAGGAACGCCATGTCGGTCTCGACCTGGACCCGGTCGGCGTGGAACGGGACCGGGTCCACGATCGGGGTGAGCCCGTTCTCGGCCGCGATCTGGGCCGCGATCAGGCTGTCGTTCAGATCGCCGTACGCGCGCGGCTCGGGCTGGGTGTGCCGCAGCCGGTACGACTTGTCGTACCCCGAGACCGTGATCGTCGGTGGCCCGTCGGCCGGGAACGACGGCTCGATCGAGGCGATCTCGCCGAGGAACGCCGGGACCAGGTCCTGCGCGTAGCCGAGGTGGATCTCGACGGTCTTGCCGACATCGAGCAGGGCGGAGTCGAGCAAGGCGTTGTCGTGGTTGCGCAGGCTCAGGCTGAACGAGCCGGCCAGGTCGAGGTCGCTCTCGACGGTCAGGCTGAGCACCTGGTCGGCGAGGTCGGCGGCCAGTGTCACACCGGACAGGCGGACGTCGAAGCGCGGGGCGTACGGCGGGGCCCTCACGACGTCCGCCCCGCTCCGGACGGGCCGGTCGGCGGACCCGGGATCACCAGCGCGGCACCAGGCCGGACGCCGAGTGGATCGACGATCCCGTTGGCCTTCGCGATCTCCCGCCAGCGGGCGGGATCGCCGAGGTAGGCACCGGCGATGCCACTGAGCGTCTCTCCGGCCAGCACCACGTGCATGGCCGAAGCGGCCGACGGGCTGATGGCGGCCACGATCGGGGTGAGGGCCGTGTTCACGATCGCCGAAGCGGTCGGCGATCCGAGGAACAAGCCCTGGCTGATCTCGAGCGAGACGTCGACGTACTCCTGCAGGCGGACCGACATCGTCGAGCGGACCGGAGTGCCGTCCGGGGCGAACATGGTGAACCGCTGGCCGGCATCGGTGAGGACACAGCGGAACTGCACCCGGCCGAGGGAGAACAGCAGCACGGGTGGCGCGAGCGTCTGCGGCAGCTTGTCGAGCAACCCGACGATCGGCGCGGTGTAGATCCGGACATCCTCCTTGGTCTCGTAGGTGTCGAAGAACAGCTCCATCGTCAGGACCCGGTTCTTGCCGCGCACGTACTGCAGCGGCGAGGCGTTGAGCCCGGGGATGGCGACCTCGGCGAACTGGTTGCCCTGCTCGACCTTCAGCTCCTCGGGGTTGTACATCACCACGTGGCCAGCCCCGGTGGTGGTGTCGATCAGCACGGCCTTGGCCAGCAGGCTCACCATCTCAGCCTCCCCGCTCGGAGTCGGTCCGCAGCCGGCGCATCAGTTCCTCGACGATGCTGTGGCGTAAACCGTCGGCGTCGACGAGCGCGGGCGCGGGAGCCGCCTCCGGCCGATCGGCGTCGGCCCGCATCGGAGTCAGCGCCGACGGGACACTGGGTACTGCGGCATTCTGTGGTCCCGGGTGCGGACGGTGGGTCGGACCTACGGCATGAGCGTCGTACCCCACCGGCGCGGCGCCGGCCGGGTGGCTCAGCGCGGGAGACTGCTGGCCCAAGCGCTCCACGCGTGCCGCGACGGTTTCCTCAGCCGCGACGCCGTACGGTGTGTTCCGCCGCGCCGCGGCGCCGCGGGCAAGCAAGGCCGTGACGTGGCTCGCCTCGTGTGCGAGCAGGCCGAGGCCTTCGGCGGTGTCCGGCCGGAACTGTCCGGACCGGACCTTGACGGTCGTTCCCACGGTGACCGCGTCGGCGTGCTGCGATCGGGCCTCGGCGTCGGCGTTCGCATCGATGCGGACCCGCATGCGGTCGGCCCCAGGCCCGGCGATGTCACGGAGCCGGGCGCGAACATCGACCGGCAGTTTCCGCGGCTCCGGAGCGACGCCGGAACCGGTGACCGCACCGACGTCCGAAGGGACCGCGGCAGCCACCGTTCCCGCCGCCGCAGGTCCGCTGGACGATCGGGGCCCGGCCGGAGCTGCGGTCGGGTACGTTCCGCGATGCTGGGCCAAGTCCTCCCAGCCCTCGTACCGCTCGAACCGCCCGGCCCAGGCATCATCGAAGGCGTCCAGCCGCTCCAGGACCGCCGCGAATCCAGGGGCCCAGGCGAAACCGACGGCGTGCCGCAGCCGCAGGTACTCGGCGAGCACGGCCAGCCGTTCCCCGAGCGTCTCAGGGCGCTGCGCCGTACCGTCCATGCTGTCCATGCCGTCCCCTCCCTACGCCATCAACCCGGCTCGACCTGAGCCGACACCTCGCGCACCCATCGCCGGCGCTCGGCATGGTCCAGCGTCAGTACCTCGGTGAGAGTCCAGTGCGTGTGCCGACCGAGAAAGGCTGCCTCCTGGTGGACCCGGTCCAAGGGGTAGCCCGCTATCCCCCCAGCAGCGGCACCTCCACGTCGTGGCTCTCACCGCAGTGCGGGCAGACCACGGCGAACAGGTGCGGCGTGAGCCCGTTGATCCGGTTGTACAGGTCCTGCAGATGGGCCAGATCCTCGGAGAACAACCCTTCGACCACCCCCGGGTTCACGTCTGTCAGGCTGCCGAGCTTCGTCACCACCCGGGCCAGCAGCACCACGATGAGGTACGCCGGCCAGCCCTGGACCCGCGGATCACGCAACGGGTAGATCTCGTCCGCCGCCGTCGCCAGCCGCATCGTGCCGGAGCGGTGCAAGGTGCCGTCGGCATCGACGTACCCCTTCGGCAACTCGAACGGCACCTCGGTGACCAGCTGACCCGTCATACCCGGTCCAGACCCTCATGCGCGAGGACCAGCGTCTCGATCAGGATCTCGCTGCCCTTGGCGTTGAACGCCGATCCCTCCCACTTGGTCGGCCAGGCCCGGTCGAAGTTCCAGCGCACGACCTCGGTGCTGTTGGCCAGGTCGAAGACCACGATCGAGCCGTTCTTGCGGACGACGAGGCCCTGCACGATCTGCAGCCGCCACTCCCACAGCTCGACCGACGTGGTCGCTCCCCACTTCAGCGTGATGTCGGTGTACGTCGTCTTGCCGGGCAGCTTCCGGACCGTGGTGTTGTCACCGCCCTCGCGATTCTCGATCACTTCCGTGGTCGAGCCGAGCCCGCTGCACTCCGTGAAACTTGCCTGCGCGATCCCGTCCAGCTCGACCAGGAAGTTGAAGCTGCGGTACGGATCGACGCGTTGTCCTGTCTGCGGCATCCTGCCCTCCC
This Kribbella sp. NBC_00482 DNA region includes the following protein-coding sequences:
- a CDS encoding baseplate J/gp47 family protein yields the protein MAPESNRGRIVPPDLDDRTWQDLVNQMRALIPKYAPQWTDHNPTDLGVTLIELFAWLGESIIYRLNQTPEKNYLAFLNLLGITRDPPTPARTYLTYSSSVPGPVTVPAGSQPQTVDPAGGRPVVFETDEDLAVLPTNLKAALRAGPLATGANRASYRNVSADLVAPPTANHLVEVPAEQTVAFYLGFDQAVTGDVPLELLLYQAARTAGAATVRATYSRGTTEPLNWPVVPTVGDGTEGLQHDGAVRLSMPGDWTAQRAAGPDPTKPWKTVLPATEADQVTEPLFWVGLLIDAPAAVPLPGGDPPPALAIGIDRLLFNAVSARAALSIRSAEELGESTGQGFQVFALRNRPLYRRPGLTAPYADLVVQVESGSPPAWRDWELVDEFPPGAGDVYRVDPVAGEVRFGNFDERSGEGSGSVPPSGSKIRAAHYRYVASGAGGNVGPRQVTVVGTPPGGGTANGIAGVTNHGAARDGADEEPIEETMRRAPEELRIRYRAVTVDDYEFLAREASNDLRIRRCLPPRVHAADAPGQPPPWRAGDPWTFGGLVRAPGTVNLVIAPDRAVEVPRPEPTQDQIRLVQAYLDERRDLTARLEVVAPRYLPVIVNVEIMVWQEALDAGADRAAIEAETRARIQKFFHPTSGGPEGKGWEVGAPVFTSDVFQALMPTKDLGFISVLQVKPDTPVYHFPPLGPGGAYKGDVERPFALSTFGASVRLADYELVCAAADAVQQVKTTPVQV
- a CDS encoding DUF6760 family protein, with protein sequence MDRVHQEAAFLGRHTHWTLTEVLTLDHAERRRWVREVSAQVEPG
- a CDS encoding phage baseplate assembly protein V → MRAPPYAPRFDVRLSGVTLAADLADQVLSLTVESDLDLAGSFSLSLRNHDNALLDSALLDVGKTVEIHLGYAQDLVPAFLGEIASIEPSFPADGPPTITVSGYDKSYRLRHTQPEPRAYGDLNDSLIAAQIAAENGLTPIVDPVPFHADRVQVETDMAFLKACAAQYFFDVYVEWDRLHFHFPRPQLSAHTLEWGKNLSSFSPRISATGLAGVQQVRVYNQELAQALTVTMLAADLDADNLVERLGSSAAQLLMSFVRKGIRRQAIGNPVQAAAVAKAILSNLLEGTYEGSGSCIGIPDLSAGRYVTIAGVGKRFSGTYRLRKVTHRIDGNGFRTDFSITQSGHSSLLGLLRKKLVEAPSPNQAEKFYGVVLGVVEDNNELAAATVTPAIGRVKVSFPGLADTFKSGWAPCVRPMAGDGTGFYALPDKGDQVLVAFEHGELSKPYVLGALWTALRKPPADNADGQNTKKVLKSKAGHTITFDDTAGGAALTISAAGDLSIKATGQITLAAAGGSTAITLADDGVDVT
- a CDS encoding phage tail protein, producing the protein MPQTGQRVDPYRSFNFLVELDGIAQASFTECSGLGSTTEVIENREGGDNTTVRKLPGKTTYTDITLKWGATTSVELWEWRLQIVQGLVVRKNGSIVVFDLANSTEVVRWNFDRAWPTKWEGSAFNAKGSEILIETLVLAHEGLDRV
- a CDS encoding GPW/gp25 family protein translates to MTDEVLGRGLAFPLRISGTGLAESTAVPRVEESIRMILGTQYGERLMRPGFGSNLKSLVFAPNDATTASLARYYVTDALARWEQRIDVLDVLVTNDVDAAALVIEIRYRLRVTAQEHQLVLPFLLERG
- a CDS encoding eCIS core domain-containing protein; the encoded protein is MDSMDGTAQRPETLGERLAVLAEYLRLRHAVGFAWAPGFAAVLERLDAFDDAWAGRFERYEGWEDLAQHRGTYPTAAPAGPRSSSGPAAAGTVAAAVPSDVGAVTGSGVAPEPRKLPVDVRARLRDIAGPGADRMRVRIDANADAEARSQHADAVTVGTTVKVRSGQFRPDTAEGLGLLAHEASHVTALLARGAAARRNTPYGVAAEETVAARVERLGQQSPALSHPAGAAPVGYDAHAVGPTHRPHPGPQNAAVPSVPSALTPMRADADRPEAAPAPALVDADGLRHSIVEELMRRLRTDSERGG
- a CDS encoding CIS tube protein; translation: MVSLLAKAVLIDTTTGAGHVVMYNPEELKVEQGNQFAEVAIPGLNASPLQYVRGKNRVLTMELFFDTYETKEDVRIYTAPIVGLLDKLPQTLAPPVLLFSLGRVQFRCVLTDAGQRFTMFAPDGTPVRSTMSVRLQEYVDVSLEISQGLFLGSPTASAIVNTALTPIVAAISPSAASAMHVVLAGETLSGIAGAYLGDPARWREIAKANGIVDPLGVRPGAALVIPGPPTGPSGAGRTS